A genomic region of Phragmites australis chromosome 2, lpPhrAust1.1, whole genome shotgun sequence contains the following coding sequences:
- the LOC133907298 gene encoding ubiquitin-like modifier-activating enzyme atg7 isoform X2 has protein sequence MAGFPRPLQVLAIQSCAEEGFWDALRRLKLDVLGTDDSPVPITGYYTPRQNPKVASLLRLCPESLVPPSASDNSIGSRNNCPVPGTLINTNNMRGFQNLDRELLLRAEAKKILHDIMSGKVEENPALLIRFLVISFADLKNWKVYYNVAFPSLVFNSKMTLLSLQYASQVLSKEEAASLYRSLQEWRTCSETTVVPFFLISISSDLSVSVRQLKDWKACQGSCQKLLFGFYDHGCQVIRSLGRGNAKLDFPGWALRNYIAFLSMRWKIENVQFFCYREHRGQPDLEQSYIGEASFPPPYGCDDPDYVPEAIGWEGEKPGKGTKEMKPKEINLQSMNPASQDEEKQLMHLKLMGWRHFPVNIDKLSRVRVLLLGAGALGCEVARLLMTWGVRKLTVVDNGYVATPDLIKQSLYTDNDCGVPRATAIVPHLKERCPAVEVEGIQMEIPMPGHPVSLSKVATMLDDCKRLQTLVASSDAVFLLIDGWESRWLPTLLCANENKIAITAVLGYDSYLVMRHGAGLGTRSGGMNEMTAQIEKLSTEDALGCQRLGCCFCNDTASVINPIPNGILDQQCAIPGLTSIASGKAVELFARMLHHPDEIHAPGDIAGTDTEHQLGILPHQLRGSLPKCVLSTELGNSSSNCTACSNAVLSEYRRRGLDFVIEAINNPTYLKDLTGISDLKKLDACPKMPASIPVNSDKFSDVRCLLLGAGTLGCDVARILMDFGVRKLTMVDSGRVVVSNLARQSLYTSDDRDTPKATAILRHLQEMCPSVDAQGIQMEIPMPGHPVSPSEAAGVLEDCKRLKELIASHDAVFLLTDTRESRWLPTLLCTDENKIAITAALGYDSYLVMRHGAGPDINCEGSDVVASTDKLSTKDALGRQRLGCYFCNDVVAPVDSVSNRTLDQQCTVTRPGLASIASGHAADLFTRMLHHPDGIHAPGEIAGTNGEHLLGLLPHQIRGSLSQYNLLTLLGYSSSNCTSCSNAVLSEYRRRGMDFVMQVINEPTYLEDLTGLTDLMKSAAYAQVEWLDETDEDELVTI, from the exons ATGGCGGGGTTCCCGCGGCCGCTGCAGGTCCTGGCCATCCAGAGCTGCGCGGAGGAGGGGTTCTGGGACGCGCTCCGCCGCCTCAAGCTCGACGTCCTCGGCACCGACGACTCCCCCGTCCCCATCACCG GTTATTATACTCCACGCCAGAATCCCAAGGTTGCAAGCCTCTTAAGGCTATGCCCAGAATCATTAGTGCCACCATCGGCATCTGATAATTCCATTGGCTCTAGGAACAATTGCCCAGTCCCAGGGACCCTCATAAACACTAATAACATGAGGGGATTCCAAAACCTAGATAGAGAACTTCTTCTGAGAGCAGAAGCGAAGAAG ATCTTGCATGACATTATGTCCGGTAAAGTAGAAGAGAATCCTGCTCTTCTAATTAGGTTCCTTGTGATATCATTTGCTGATCTGAAGAATTGGAAGGTATATTACAATGTTGCATTTCCCTCACTGGTTTTCAACTCTAAAATGACCCTGCTCAGCCTGCAATACGCCTCACAAGTGCTCAGCAAGGAAGAG GCAGCATCCTTGTATAGATCATTGCAAGAGTGGCGTACTTGTAGTGAAACAACAG TAGTTCCATTCTTTCTGATTAGTATATCCTCTGATTTGTCTGTCTCTGTAAGACAACTTAAGGACTGGAAAGCTTGCCAGGGGAGCTGTCAAAAG CTGCTATTTGGGTTTTATGATCATGGCTGTCAAGTGATACGCTCGCTAGGGCGTGGCAATGCCAAACTAGATTTCCCAGGCTGGGCTCTTAGAAACTACATTGCATTCCTGAGCATGCGGTGGAAGATTGAGAATGTTCAGTTCTTCTGCTACCGAGAACATAGAGGGCAACCTGATCTAGAACAGTCCTACATTGGTGAAGCATCATTTCCACCACCTTATG GCTGTGATGACCCTGATTATGTACCTGAAGCTATTGGATGGGAAGGAGAAAAGCCTgggaagggaacaaaagaaaTGAAACCGAAAGAAATAAATCTTCAATCGATGAATCCGGCAAG TCAGGATGAAGAAAAACAACTGATGCATTTGAAGCTTATGGGGTGGCGCCACTTTCCAGTGAATATAGACAAGTTATCTCGTGTTCGAGTTCTTTTGTTGGGTGCTGGAGCTCTTGGATGTGAAGTTGCCCGCCTACTTATG ACCTGGGGTGTACGAAAACTAACAGTGGTTGACAATGGTTATGTTGCCACGCCTGATCTTATCAAACAATCACTCTACACAGACAATGACTGTGGAGTCCCAAGAGCGACTGCTATAGTTCCACATCTAAAAGAAAGATGTCCTGCAGTG GAGGTTGAAGGCATCCAGATGGAAATACCAATGCCTGGGCATCCTGTTTCTCTCAGCAAAGTAGCAACTATGCTTGATGATTGCAAGCGTCTCCAAACATTAGTGGCTTCCAGTGACGCAGTCTTCTTGTTAATTGATGGGTGGGAGAGCAGGTGGCTTCCAACTCTTCTCTGCGCAAACGAAAACAAG ATTGCCATTACTGCAGTATTAGGATATGACAGTTACCTTGTCATGCGACATGGTGCTGGTCTAGGAACAAGAAGTGGGGGTATGAATGAAATGACTGCTCAGATAGAGAAATTGTCCACAGAAGATGCTCTTGGCTGTCAAAGATTGGGCTGTTGTTTCTGCAATGATACTGCTTCAGTTATTAAT CCAATTCCTAATGGAATACTAGATCAACAATGTGCAATACCTGGACTGACCTCGATTGCATCTGGCAAAGCAGTGGAGCTCTTTGCTAGGATGTTACACCATCCAGATGA GATACATGCTCCAGGAGATATTGCTGGTACAGACACTGAACATCAGCTTGGTATTTTGCCACATCAGCTGCGAGGATCACTCCCTAAGTGTGTTTTGTCAACTGAATTAGGCAATTCGTCAAGCAATTGTACTGCATGTTCTAATGCA GTTTTGTCAGAGTATAGAAGAAGAGGATTGGATTTTGTCATAGAGGCCATCAACAACCCAACATATCTAAAAGATCTAACAGGCATTTCGgatttgaaaaagctggatGCTTGTCCTAAAATGCCGGCCAGTATCCCTGTAAATTCAGACAAGTTTTCCGATGTCCGATGTCTACTGTTAGGTGCTGGGACTCTTGGATGTGATGTTGCTCGTATTCTGATG GACTTTGGTGTACGAAAGCTAACAATGGTTGATAGTGGTCGTGTTGTTGTGTCAAATTTGGCTAGGCAATCACTCTACACATCTGATGATCGTGATACCCCCAAAGCGACTGCGATACTTAGGCATCTACAAGAGATGTGTCCTTCGGTG GATGCacaaggcattcaaatggaaaTACCTATGCCAGGGCATCCTGTTTCTCCTAGTGAAGCAGCTGGTGTGCTTGAAGATTGCAAGCGCCTTAAGGAATTAATAGCTTCCCATGATGCTGTCTTCTTATTGACTGACACAAGGGAAAGTAGATGGCTTCCGACGCTCCTCTGCACTGATGAAAACAAG ATTGCGATTACTGCAGCATTAGGGTATGACAGTTACCTTGTCATGCGTCATGGGGCTGGTCCTGACATAAATTGTGAAGGTTCAGATGTGGTCGCTTCCACGGATAAGCTGTCCACAAAGGATGCTCTTGGACGTCAAAGACTGGGGTGCTATTTCTGCAATGATGTTGTTGCTCCTGTTGAT TCAGTCTCCAATCGAACACTGGATCAACAATGTACAGTAACACGACCTGGTCTAGCCTCTATTGCATCTGGACACGCCGCAGACCTCTTCACAAGAATGTTACATCATCCAGATGG GATACATGCTCCAGGAGAGATTGCTGGCACGAACGGTGAGCATCTGCTTGGTCTGTTGCCTCACCAGATACGAGGATCACTCTCGCAGTACAACTTATTAACACTCTTGGGCTATTCCTCAAGCAATTGCACATCGTGTTCCAATGCG GTATTGTCTGAATATCGGAGGAGAGGAATGGATTTTGTGATGCAAGTGATCAACGAACCAACTTATTTGGAAGACCTAACCGGCCTGACGGACTTGATGAAATCTGCAGCTTACGCTCAGGTTGAGTGGTTAGATGAAACCGATGAAGACGAGTTAGTTACGATCTGA
- the LOC133907298 gene encoding ubiquitin-like modifier-activating enzyme atg7 isoform X1 → MAGFPRPLQVLAIQSCAEEGFWDALRRLKLDVLGTDDSPVPITGYYTPRQNPKVASLLRLCPESLVPPSASDNSIGSRNNCPVPGTLINTNNMRGFQNLDRELLLRAEAKKILHDIMSGKVEENPALLIRFLVISFADLKNWKVYYNVAFPSLVFNSKMTLLSLQYASQVLSKEEAASLYRSLQEWRTCSETTVVPFFLISISSDLSVSVRQLKDWKACQGSCQKLLFGFYDHGCQVIRSLGRGNAKLDFPGWALRNYIAFLSMRWKIENVQFFCYREHRGQPDLEQSYIGEASFPPPYGCDDPDYVPEAIGWEGEKPGKGTKEMKPKEINLQSMNPASQDEEKQLMHLKLMGWRHFPVNIDKLSRVRVLLLGAGALGCEVARLLMTWGVRKLTVVDNGYVATPDLIKQSLYTDNDCGVPRATAIVPHLKERCPAVEVEGIQMEIPMPGHPVSLSKVATMLDDCKRLQTLVASSDAVFLLIDGWESRWLPTLLCANENKIAITAVLGYDSYLVMRHGAGLGTRSGGMNEMTAQIEKLSTEDALGCQRLGCCFCNDTASVINPIPNGILDQQCAIPGLTSIASGKAVELFARMLHHPDEIHAPGDIAGTDTEHQLGILPHQLRGSLPKCVLSTELGNSSSNCTACSNAVLSEYRRRGLDFVIEAINNPTYLKDLTGISDLKKLDACPKMPASIPVNSDKFSDVRCLLLGAGTLGCDVARILMDFGVRKLTMVDSGRVVVSNLARQSLYTSDDRDTPKATAILRHLQEMCPSVDAQGIQMEIPMPGHPVSPSEAAGVLEDCKRLKELIASHDAVFLLTDTRESRWLPTLLCTDENKCLFALQIAITAALGYDSYLVMRHGAGPDINCEGSDVVASTDKLSTKDALGRQRLGCYFCNDVVAPVDSVSNRTLDQQCTVTRPGLASIASGHAADLFTRMLHHPDGIHAPGEIAGTNGEHLLGLLPHQIRGSLSQYNLLTLLGYSSSNCTSCSNAVLSEYRRRGMDFVMQVINEPTYLEDLTGLTDLMKSAAYAQVEWLDETDEDELVTI, encoded by the exons ATGGCGGGGTTCCCGCGGCCGCTGCAGGTCCTGGCCATCCAGAGCTGCGCGGAGGAGGGGTTCTGGGACGCGCTCCGCCGCCTCAAGCTCGACGTCCTCGGCACCGACGACTCCCCCGTCCCCATCACCG GTTATTATACTCCACGCCAGAATCCCAAGGTTGCAAGCCTCTTAAGGCTATGCCCAGAATCATTAGTGCCACCATCGGCATCTGATAATTCCATTGGCTCTAGGAACAATTGCCCAGTCCCAGGGACCCTCATAAACACTAATAACATGAGGGGATTCCAAAACCTAGATAGAGAACTTCTTCTGAGAGCAGAAGCGAAGAAG ATCTTGCATGACATTATGTCCGGTAAAGTAGAAGAGAATCCTGCTCTTCTAATTAGGTTCCTTGTGATATCATTTGCTGATCTGAAGAATTGGAAGGTATATTACAATGTTGCATTTCCCTCACTGGTTTTCAACTCTAAAATGACCCTGCTCAGCCTGCAATACGCCTCACAAGTGCTCAGCAAGGAAGAG GCAGCATCCTTGTATAGATCATTGCAAGAGTGGCGTACTTGTAGTGAAACAACAG TAGTTCCATTCTTTCTGATTAGTATATCCTCTGATTTGTCTGTCTCTGTAAGACAACTTAAGGACTGGAAAGCTTGCCAGGGGAGCTGTCAAAAG CTGCTATTTGGGTTTTATGATCATGGCTGTCAAGTGATACGCTCGCTAGGGCGTGGCAATGCCAAACTAGATTTCCCAGGCTGGGCTCTTAGAAACTACATTGCATTCCTGAGCATGCGGTGGAAGATTGAGAATGTTCAGTTCTTCTGCTACCGAGAACATAGAGGGCAACCTGATCTAGAACAGTCCTACATTGGTGAAGCATCATTTCCACCACCTTATG GCTGTGATGACCCTGATTATGTACCTGAAGCTATTGGATGGGAAGGAGAAAAGCCTgggaagggaacaaaagaaaTGAAACCGAAAGAAATAAATCTTCAATCGATGAATCCGGCAAG TCAGGATGAAGAAAAACAACTGATGCATTTGAAGCTTATGGGGTGGCGCCACTTTCCAGTGAATATAGACAAGTTATCTCGTGTTCGAGTTCTTTTGTTGGGTGCTGGAGCTCTTGGATGTGAAGTTGCCCGCCTACTTATG ACCTGGGGTGTACGAAAACTAACAGTGGTTGACAATGGTTATGTTGCCACGCCTGATCTTATCAAACAATCACTCTACACAGACAATGACTGTGGAGTCCCAAGAGCGACTGCTATAGTTCCACATCTAAAAGAAAGATGTCCTGCAGTG GAGGTTGAAGGCATCCAGATGGAAATACCAATGCCTGGGCATCCTGTTTCTCTCAGCAAAGTAGCAACTATGCTTGATGATTGCAAGCGTCTCCAAACATTAGTGGCTTCCAGTGACGCAGTCTTCTTGTTAATTGATGGGTGGGAGAGCAGGTGGCTTCCAACTCTTCTCTGCGCAAACGAAAACAAG ATTGCCATTACTGCAGTATTAGGATATGACAGTTACCTTGTCATGCGACATGGTGCTGGTCTAGGAACAAGAAGTGGGGGTATGAATGAAATGACTGCTCAGATAGAGAAATTGTCCACAGAAGATGCTCTTGGCTGTCAAAGATTGGGCTGTTGTTTCTGCAATGATACTGCTTCAGTTATTAAT CCAATTCCTAATGGAATACTAGATCAACAATGTGCAATACCTGGACTGACCTCGATTGCATCTGGCAAAGCAGTGGAGCTCTTTGCTAGGATGTTACACCATCCAGATGA GATACATGCTCCAGGAGATATTGCTGGTACAGACACTGAACATCAGCTTGGTATTTTGCCACATCAGCTGCGAGGATCACTCCCTAAGTGTGTTTTGTCAACTGAATTAGGCAATTCGTCAAGCAATTGTACTGCATGTTCTAATGCA GTTTTGTCAGAGTATAGAAGAAGAGGATTGGATTTTGTCATAGAGGCCATCAACAACCCAACATATCTAAAAGATCTAACAGGCATTTCGgatttgaaaaagctggatGCTTGTCCTAAAATGCCGGCCAGTATCCCTGTAAATTCAGACAAGTTTTCCGATGTCCGATGTCTACTGTTAGGTGCTGGGACTCTTGGATGTGATGTTGCTCGTATTCTGATG GACTTTGGTGTACGAAAGCTAACAATGGTTGATAGTGGTCGTGTTGTTGTGTCAAATTTGGCTAGGCAATCACTCTACACATCTGATGATCGTGATACCCCCAAAGCGACTGCGATACTTAGGCATCTACAAGAGATGTGTCCTTCGGTG GATGCacaaggcattcaaatggaaaTACCTATGCCAGGGCATCCTGTTTCTCCTAGTGAAGCAGCTGGTGTGCTTGAAGATTGCAAGCGCCTTAAGGAATTAATAGCTTCCCATGATGCTGTCTTCTTATTGACTGACACAAGGGAAAGTAGATGGCTTCCGACGCTCCTCTGCACTGATGAAAACAAG TGCCTCTTTGCACTGCAGATTGCGATTACTGCAGCATTAGGGTATGACAGTTACCTTGTCATGCGTCATGGGGCTGGTCCTGACATAAATTGTGAAGGTTCAGATGTGGTCGCTTCCACGGATAAGCTGTCCACAAAGGATGCTCTTGGACGTCAAAGACTGGGGTGCTATTTCTGCAATGATGTTGTTGCTCCTGTTGAT TCAGTCTCCAATCGAACACTGGATCAACAATGTACAGTAACACGACCTGGTCTAGCCTCTATTGCATCTGGACACGCCGCAGACCTCTTCACAAGAATGTTACATCATCCAGATGG GATACATGCTCCAGGAGAGATTGCTGGCACGAACGGTGAGCATCTGCTTGGTCTGTTGCCTCACCAGATACGAGGATCACTCTCGCAGTACAACTTATTAACACTCTTGGGCTATTCCTCAAGCAATTGCACATCGTGTTCCAATGCG GTATTGTCTGAATATCGGAGGAGAGGAATGGATTTTGTGATGCAAGTGATCAACGAACCAACTTATTTGGAAGACCTAACCGGCCTGACGGACTTGATGAAATCTGCAGCTTACGCTCAGGTTGAGTGGTTAGATGAAACCGATGAAGACGAGTTAGTTACGATCTGA
- the LOC133907313 gene encoding uncharacterized protein At1g03900-like, with protein sequence MASGDERAPAEAEPLELVLFQVAECYVYLIPPRMTAASYRADEWNVNKWAWEGVLKVASKEEECIIRLEDKTTGELYARAFLREGEPHPVEPVIDSSRYFVLRVEENIDGRQRHAFIGLGFRERPEAYDFQAALHDHMKYLNKKKTAEEMVQHYEKTSSVDYSLKEGETLVLQLKNKETGTKTKSAFFEQGLNKLSMNEKANSKEAPVSLKLPPPPPSPVSPTDSGVAASPFKAEFPPQEQPAADTVGTVGAPPATAEVAPEQPAAAEKIDQEIEDDDFGDFQAAG encoded by the exons ATGGCGAGCGGCGACGAGCGGGCGCCGGCGGAGGCCGAGCCGCTGGAGCTCGTGCTGTTCCAGGTCGCCGAGTGCTACGTCTACTTG ATACCTCCTAGGATGACGGCGGCCTCATACAG GGCGGATGAGTGGAATGTCAACAAATGGGCGTGGGAAGGGGTGCTCAAGGTTGCcagcaaggaagaagaatgcATCATCAGATTGGAAGATAAGACTACAG GGGAGCTGTATGCCAGGGCGTTTCTCAGAGAAGGTGAACCACACCCCGTGGAACCTGTAATTGATAGCAGCAG ATATTTTGTGCTCCGCGTCGAAGAGAATATAG ATGGACGACAGCGTCATGCTTTTATCGGTTTAGGCTTCCGTGAAAGACCTGAAGCATATGACTTCCAAGCTGCCCTACATGACCATATGAA ATATCTAAACAAGAAGAAGACTGCTGAAGAGATGGTACAGCATTATGAGAAGACATCATCTGTTGATTACAGTCTCAAAGAAGGGGAAACTTTGGTTCTTCAGCTAAAAAAT AAAGAAACTGGCACCAAGACAAAATCTGCATTTTTTGAGCAAGGCCTAAACAAGCTCTCAATGAATGAAAAGGCAAATTCCAAGGAGGCCCCAGTCTCCCTTAAACTCcccccacctccaccttcacccgTCTCTCCAACCGATTCTGGAGTTGCCGCTTCTCCTTTCAAAGCAGAATTTCCTCCCCAAGAACAACCAGCAGCTGATACCGTCGGCACAGTTGGTGCCCCCCCTGCCACAGCAGAGGTTGCTCCCGAGCAACCAGCTGCAGCAGAGAAGATCGATCAAGAAATTGAGGATGACGACTTTGGGGACTTTCAGGCTGCCGGATGA